In Haloplanus rubicundus, one DNA window encodes the following:
- a CDS encoding VOC family protein: MDAVDHINVDVDDLDAAYEFYRDVLDLDLLRPPEDFQGAHVMFETGAGTVVTLMETGRAEKWDQKGLAHPLDKAHVAFETDRDTYESLMDRLDGQFPKQGPYDWGEFEGFYFLDPSGNLLEIITYDPAPADRERRLLDHDDVEE; the protein is encoded by the coding sequence ATGGACGCCGTCGATCACATCAACGTCGACGTGGACGACCTCGACGCCGCGTACGAGTTCTACCGGGACGTACTCGACCTCGACCTGTTGCGACCGCCGGAGGACTTCCAGGGCGCCCACGTCATGTTCGAGACGGGTGCTGGAACCGTCGTCACGCTCATGGAGACGGGGCGGGCCGAGAAGTGGGACCAGAAGGGGCTGGCCCACCCGCTCGATAAGGCTCACGTCGCGTTCGAAACTGACCGCGACACCTACGAGTCGCTGATGGACCGCCTCGACGGCCAGTTCCCGAAACAGGGACCCTACGACTGGGGCGAGTTCGAGGGATTCTACTTCCTCGACCCTTCGGGAAATCTCCTCGAGATCATCACCTACGACCCCGCGCCCGCGGACCGGGAGCGGCGGCTGCTGGACCACGACGACGTGGAAGAATAG
- a CDS encoding cupin domain-containing protein has protein sequence MRRINDERADDVEVADGVYLADLTAGERASMKHWRVEPGATLPVHRHDNEQIGYMIRGTLTAITEDEEVTLRPGDSYVFASGELHGAENRGDEPAVGIGVLSPPRSDPDWKQS, from the coding sequence ATGAGGCGGATCAACGACGAGCGAGCGGACGACGTGGAGGTCGCAGACGGCGTCTATCTCGCCGACCTCACGGCCGGCGAGCGGGCGTCGATGAAACACTGGCGGGTCGAACCGGGAGCCACGCTCCCCGTCCACCGGCACGACAACGAGCAGATCGGTTACATGATTCGGGGGACTCTCACGGCGATCACCGAAGACGAGGAGGTCACGCTCCGTCCGGGCGACTCGTACGTGTTCGCGTCCGGCGAACTCCACGGTGCCGAAAATCGCGGAGACGAACCCGCGGTCGGCATCGGCGTCCTCTCGCCGCCACGTTCCGATCCGGACTGGAAGCAGTCGTAG
- a CDS encoding pyrroloquinoline quinone-dependent dehydrogenase, whose protein sequence is MASIHQHDAAVEAAQKIEMVEVEDGYTLTNLPDESVTQQFDIDQIPEMDVTQEMREASAKEDPTSWLMYGGGYQQQRHTSADVITKDNVEDLELEYLVQSGVASSMEGVPIVVPGDPPVMYQTNGPNHAKAINARTGETLWSYTYANPQGLLLCCDANNRGFAVHGDKVYMTTLDSGVVALNRYTGEEEWYTSTGDHEIGYSATWAPIVHEGKVITGSAGGEYGVSGFVAALNPEDGSEIWRTNTTPAEEWAGDSHEHGAGTVWMTPTLDPESGMIHAPVGNPGPDFDGTVRPGPNRYTIGTLTLSADDGSIQWHYGESPHDVWDYDSSATKIRVNDMDMGDETRDVVISPGKTAWAYTMDANNGRLLERSQETTQHINMWKMVPHVDEDRRVAFVPGAHGGNDWQPPSYNPETGLVYFNQNNSPHEIFWEEATYEAGQTYWGGGLNDWPDVTEPQGWNGNLSAIVAVDPVSGERVWRDWISSDTTSDYLWGGSITTASGITFTGLQTGNIVAYDGETGDRLWQFQLGAPICSSLSSWYDPGEGKQYVAVQVGGSGWLHGGRRGSTVAVFGLSE, encoded by the coding sequence ATGGCTAGCATTCACCAACACGACGCGGCGGTAGAGGCGGCACAGAAGATCGAGATGGTGGAGGTCGAGGACGGCTATACGCTGACCAACCTCCCCGACGAATCGGTCACTCAGCAGTTCGACATCGACCAGATTCCGGAGATGGACGTCACCCAGGAGATGCGGGAGGCCTCCGCGAAGGAGGACCCGACCTCTTGGCTGATGTACGGTGGCGGCTATCAGCAGCAGCGGCACACCTCCGCCGACGTCATCACGAAGGACAACGTCGAGGACCTCGAACTCGAGTATCTGGTGCAGAGCGGCGTCGCCTCCAGCATGGAAGGCGTCCCGATCGTCGTGCCCGGCGACCCGCCGGTCATGTACCAGACGAACGGGCCGAACCACGCGAAGGCGATCAACGCCCGCACCGGTGAGACCCTCTGGAGCTACACGTACGCGAACCCGCAGGGACTGCTTCTCTGCTGTGACGCGAACAACCGTGGCTTCGCCGTTCACGGCGACAAGGTCTACATGACCACGCTCGACTCTGGTGTCGTGGCGCTCAACCGCTACACCGGCGAAGAGGAGTGGTACACCTCGACCGGCGACCACGAGATCGGTTACTCCGCGACGTGGGCGCCCATCGTCCACGAGGGCAAGGTCATCACCGGCTCCGCCGGTGGCGAGTACGGCGTCAGCGGCTTCGTCGCCGCCCTCAACCCCGAGGACGGCTCCGAGATCTGGCGCACGAACACCACGCCCGCCGAGGAGTGGGCAGGAGACTCCCACGAACACGGTGCCGGTACCGTGTGGATGACGCCGACGCTCGACCCCGAGAGCGGCATGATCCACGCCCCGGTCGGCAACCCCGGTCCGGACTTCGACGGTACGGTCCGTCCGGGTCCGAACCGCTACACCATCGGGACGCTGACTCTCAGCGCCGACGACGGCTCCATCCAGTGGCACTACGGCGAGTCGCCCCACGACGTCTGGGACTACGACTCCTCCGCGACCAAGATCCGTGTCAACGACATGGACATGGGCGACGAGACGCGGGACGTCGTGATCAGCCCCGGCAAGACCGCCTGGGCGTACACGATGGACGCCAACAACGGCCGTCTGCTCGAGCGCTCCCAAGAGACGACCCAGCACATCAACATGTGGAAGATGGTCCCGCACGTCGACGAGGACCGTCGGGTCGCCTTCGTCCCCGGTGCGCACGGTGGCAACGACTGGCAGCCCCCGTCCTACAACCCCGAGACGGGCCTGGTCTACTTCAACCAGAACAACTCGCCGCACGAGATCTTCTGGGAAGAAGCGACCTACGAGGCCGGCCAGACCTACTGGGGCGGCGGCCTGAACGACTGGCCGGACGTCACCGAGCCGCAGGGCTGGAACGGCAACCTCAGCGCCATCGTCGCCGTCGATCCGGTCTCCGGTGAGCGCGTCTGGCGTGACTGGATCTCCTCGGACACCACCAGCGACTACCTCTGGGGCGGTTCGATCACGACCGCGAGCGGGATCACCTTCACCGGCCTCCAGACCGGCAACATCGTCGCCTACGACGGCGAGACCGGTGACCGGCTCTGGCAGTTCCAGCTCGGTGCACCGATCTGCTCGTCGCTCTCCAGCTGGTACGACCCCGGCGAGGGCAAGCAGTACGTCGCGGTCCAGGTCGGCGGCTCCGGCTGGCTCCACGGCGGTCGCCGTGGCTCCACCGTCGCCGTCTTCGGCCTGAGCGAGTAA
- a CDS encoding ABC transporter substrate-binding protein encodes MSRDHVDAQQAALDEYHDDPGDLPTMRARFEHNGSPRYLLYTIKRFGFDHDHGFHLDVQLVSDALEDGIETVEAQLQEGHADLIDIDYISIARERAEGADIVAFHPYGRTVGGLVAPEDSDIEGLEDLSGKRIGVVRRLDKNWILTRAACREFHDFDPDETATPVEAGSKVELTRMIEEGEVDAGFQFWQIIPEITETGPFENVMPVSELVQRLSETDDKLPLAAFLTSGEYLDEQRETVRAFADAYRDAVDKLVEDDEIWEEISEKLMSYDDPDVMRAVRDGWREMVVRDWDDEQVDGMYRLFDHLKSVAGAEALGVEEIPDGTFEVDP; translated from the coding sequence ATGAGTCGGGACCACGTCGACGCCCAGCAGGCGGCCCTCGACGAGTACCACGACGACCCGGGCGACCTGCCGACCATGCGCGCCCGCTTCGAGCACAACGGGAGTCCGCGCTACCTGCTCTACACGATCAAGCGCTTCGGCTTCGACCACGACCACGGCTTCCACCTCGACGTCCAGCTCGTCTCCGACGCCCTCGAAGACGGTATCGAGACGGTGGAGGCTCAGCTGCAGGAGGGTCACGCCGACCTCATCGACATCGACTACATCTCCATCGCCCGCGAACGTGCCGAGGGGGCCGACATCGTCGCCTTCCACCCGTACGGGCGGACCGTCGGCGGCCTCGTCGCCCCCGAGGACTCCGACATCGAGGGGTTGGAGGACCTCTCGGGCAAGCGCATCGGGGTCGTCCGCCGCCTCGACAAGAACTGGATTCTGACGCGGGCGGCCTGCCGTGAGTTCCACGACTTCGACCCCGACGAGACGGCGACGCCCGTCGAGGCCGGCTCGAAGGTCGAACTCACCCGCATGATCGAGGAGGGGGAGGTCGACGCCGGCTTCCAGTTCTGGCAGATCATCCCCGAGATCACGGAGACGGGGCCGTTCGAGAACGTCATGCCCGTCTCGGAGTTGGTCCAGCGGCTCTCCGAGACGGACGACAAACTCCCCCTCGCCGCGTTCCTCACGAGCGGGGAGTATCTCGACGAGCAACGCGAGACGGTGCGGGCGTTCGCCGACGCCTACCGCGACGCGGTGGACAAACTCGTCGAGGACGACGAGATCTGGGAGGAGATCAGCGAGAAACTCATGAGCTACGACGATCCGGACGTGATGCGCGCGGTCCGTGACGGCTGGCGGGAGATGGTCGTCCGCGACTGGGACGACGAGCAGGTCGACGGCATGTACCGGCTGTTCGATCACCTGAAGTCCGTGGCCGGCGCCGAGGCCCTCGGCGTCGAGGAGATACCCGACGGCACCTTCGAGGTAGACCCATGA
- the fdhF gene encoding formate dehydrogenase subunit alpha gives MSSESSGESDGPTKTICPYCGVGCGIQITQDDDGEVNFRPWGDAPVNEGSICIKGGAATQSVNHEDRLTDPLIRDDDGELREASWDEAYDLIVENMERIREEHSAQGMGFYGCSKAMNEENYLIQKLARRYGTNSVDTCTRMCHSSTVYALKNSLGEGAMTNSMEDLEEAADVFWIQGANPGEQHPIANSQYFRQAVLEGATVIQVDPHANKTTQSFEITETDRHMHLQLEPGTDIPLLNVVIKTVLENDWVDEEFVAERTEGFDHLEETLEDFDKEAAAEEAGVPLEDIELAAEKYAKANNAAIFTGMGMSQHTCGVDNVQNEINLALITGNLGRPGTGVNPLRGQNNVQGASDVGAMPNVLPGYRDVSDPEVRADVEEVWDFEIPSEPGLTNVEMSHEIGETIHGLYIMGENPVMSEPDTNQVEKRLEELDFMVVQDIYQTETAEYADVILPATSWAERDGTVVNTDRRTQRMRGVDKVHPNTKDDLEILCDVGNRLFGDGSFDFEGPEEVFEELRQVAPIFHGMTYDVLGEEGVHWPCYEPGDEGDPFLYEDGFTTESGRGQIEGVRHQPPKETPDEEYPLILTTGRIIEHYNTGTMSRRSATLTRVEPENFVDVHPNDAEAYGIEDGDYVTLKSRRGEIEVEARVTDDIKEGTVWTTPHFAESAGNRLTNDVLDERAKIPEYKAAAAEIEVSVEADAGDADAPADD, from the coding sequence ATGTCATCCGAATCCAGCGGTGAATCTGACGGGCCGACGAAAACGATCTGTCCGTACTGCGGGGTCGGGTGCGGCATCCAGATCACGCAGGACGACGACGGGGAAGTCAACTTTCGTCCGTGGGGCGACGCGCCGGTCAACGAGGGGAGCATCTGCATCAAGGGTGGCGCGGCCACGCAGTCGGTCAACCACGAGGACCGGTTGACCGACCCGCTGATCCGCGACGACGACGGCGAACTCCGTGAGGCGTCGTGGGACGAGGCGTACGACCTGATCGTCGAGAACATGGAGCGCATCCGTGAAGAGCACAGTGCCCAGGGCATGGGCTTTTACGGCTGTTCGAAGGCCATGAACGAGGAGAACTACCTCATCCAGAAGCTCGCGCGACGCTACGGCACCAACAGCGTCGACACCTGCACGCGGATGTGTCACTCCTCGACGGTGTACGCGCTCAAAAACAGCCTCGGCGAGGGTGCGATGACCAACAGCATGGAGGACCTGGAGGAGGCGGCCGACGTCTTCTGGATTCAGGGCGCCAACCCCGGGGAACAGCACCCCATCGCCAACAGCCAGTACTTCCGCCAGGCCGTCTTGGAGGGAGCGACCGTCATCCAGGTCGATCCCCACGCCAACAAGACGACGCAGTCGTTCGAAATCACCGAGACCGACCGCCACATGCATCTCCAGCTGGAGCCGGGGACCGACATCCCACTCCTGAACGTCGTGATCAAGACGGTGCTGGAGAACGACTGGGTCGACGAGGAGTTCGTCGCGGAGCGCACCGAAGGATTCGACCACCTCGAGGAGACCCTCGAGGACTTCGACAAGGAAGCCGCCGCCGAGGAGGCCGGCGTCCCGCTCGAGGACATCGAACTCGCCGCCGAGAAGTACGCCAAGGCGAACAACGCCGCCATCTTCACCGGCATGGGGATGTCCCAGCACACCTGCGGCGTGGACAACGTCCAAAACGAGATCAACCTCGCGCTGATCACGGGCAACCTCGGCCGCCCCGGCACGGGCGTCAACCCGCTTCGCGGCCAGAACAACGTACAGGGCGCCTCCGACGTGGGCGCGATGCCGAACGTCCTCCCCGGCTACCGCGACGTCTCCGACCCCGAAGTCCGCGCGGACGTCGAGGAGGTCTGGGACTTCGAGATTCCGTCCGAACCCGGCCTGACGAACGTCGAGATGTCCCACGAAATCGGCGAGACGATCCACGGTCTCTACATCATGGGCGAGAACCCCGTGATGAGCGAACCCGACACCAATCAGGTCGAGAAGCGACTCGAGGAACTCGACTTCATGGTGGTGCAGGACATCTACCAGACCGAGACGGCGGAGTACGCCGACGTGATCCTCCCCGCCACCTCGTGGGCGGAACGCGACGGTACCGTCGTCAACACCGACCGCCGCACCCAGCGGATGCGCGGCGTCGACAAGGTCCACCCGAACACGAAAGACGACCTCGAAATCCTCTGTGACGTGGGCAACCGCCTGTTCGGTGACGGCTCCTTCGACTTCGAGGGTCCCGAGGAAGTGTTCGAGGAACTCCGACAGGTCGCGCCCATCTTCCACGGCATGACCTACGACGTCCTCGGCGAGGAGGGCGTCCACTGGCCCTGCTACGAACCCGGCGACGAGGGTGACCCCTTCCTCTACGAGGACGGCTTCACCACCGAGAGCGGGCGCGGACAGATCGAAGGCGTCCGCCACCAGCCGCCCAAGGAGACACCCGACGAGGAGTACCCGCTCATCCTCACGACGGGTCGGATCATCGAACACTACAACACGGGGACGATGAGCCGCCGGTCCGCGACGCTCACCCGCGTCGAACCGGAGAACTTCGTCGACGTCCACCCGAACGACGCCGAGGCGTACGGCATCGAGGACGGCGATTACGTGACGCTCAAATCCCGCCGTGGCGAAATCGAGGTCGAGGCGCGCGTCACCGACGATATCAAAGAGGGGACGGTGTGGACGACGCCGCACTTCGCCGAGTCCGCGGGCAACCGTCTCACCAACGACGTACTCGACGAACGCGCGAAGATTCCGGAGTACAAGGCCGCTGCCGCCGAAATCGAGGTCTCGGTCGAGGCGGACGCAGGCGACGCGGACGCCCCCGCCGACGACTGA
- a CDS encoding PGF-CTERM sorting domain-containing protein: MATRRKFLIGTAAATTGLAVAAGSATAQAQTFELELTEDGFVGRSPSGISGTTNPTLEMEAGNEYTINATFSYFPEMEGLPARHNLALRTESGSPYRSDYVFPDDDDPESPATEQSVSTTVEATADMTAYLCEEHMGEGGDISVSGGDMGGDGGATATPEPTTESDMDSDEPTDDGGDGGDGGDGGGETNGGGPGFGVGAAVTALGAATYGALRKRDSDE; the protein is encoded by the coding sequence ATGGCGACGCGAAGAAAATTCCTGATCGGAACGGCAGCGGCGACGACTGGACTGGCAGTCGCCGCGGGCTCGGCGACGGCACAGGCGCAAACGTTCGAACTCGAACTGACAGAAGACGGGTTCGTCGGGCGCTCACCCTCCGGCATCTCTGGGACGACCAACCCGACACTGGAGATGGAAGCCGGAAACGAGTACACGATCAACGCCACCTTCAGCTACTTCCCCGAGATGGAAGGCCTGCCGGCACGGCACAACCTCGCTCTGCGGACGGAGAGTGGGTCACCCTACCGGAGCGACTACGTCTTCCCGGACGACGACGACCCCGAGAGCCCGGCGACCGAACAGAGCGTCTCGACGACCGTCGAGGCGACGGCCGACATGACGGCGTACCTCTGTGAGGAGCACATGGGCGAGGGCGGCGACATCTCCGTCAGTGGCGGCGACATGGGCGGCGACGGTGGCGCGACGGCGACGCCGGAACCGACGACCGAGAGCGACATGGACAGCGACGAACCCACGGACGACGGCGGCGACGGCGGCGACGGCGGCGACGGCGGCGGCGAAACCAACGGCGGCGGCCCCGGCTTCGGCGTCGGCGCGGCCGTGACCGCCCTCGGTGCCGCGACGTACGGCGCCCTGCGCAAGCGCGACAGCGACGAGTAA
- a CDS encoding aldehyde ferredoxin oxidoreductase C-terminal domain-containing protein, with the protein MRRVHGPLLSIDLDERAWRIERDDDALPYALDGLEAALDAYYEYRGWNGDGTVPAARCARLVGRG; encoded by the coding sequence ATGCGACGCGTTCACGGACCCCTGCTCTCGATCGACCTCGACGAGCGTGCGTGGCGGATCGAGCGCGACGACGACGCCCTCCCGTACGCGCTCGACGGGCTCGAAGCGGCGCTCGACGCCTACTACGAGTACCGAGGATGGAACGGTGACGGAACGGTGCCGGCCGCGCGGTGCGCCCGGCTCGTCGGTCGCGGGTAA
- a CDS encoding MFS transporter gives MDANDRGVVKFTALAHALFHTYELSIPLLIGVWMAEFDASAALVGTVVGAGYALVGLGAPVSGVLSDRLGSRQLISLSMVGMGSGFALVSLADGVVVLGAAMLVWGAFASLYHPAGLSLISRSAEERGTVFAYHGAGGNVGTAAGPLVTALLLLSVDWQVAVGLLAVPAFVAALLGSRVEFDAVGGDGASASTSLGAELRQTAAESRALFGAAFTVAFVAVLLYGTYYRGLLTFLPDVLAESPSLVPVDLFGREIDPAQYVYTGLLTVGIGGQYAGGRLTDRVPSTTAFVAAFATLAVLAVAFPVARTVGVVPLVAVCLALGVVVYGTAPIYQVVIAEHAAADAHGRSYGFTYLAMFGVGAAGASVAGVVLTHATSGVLFGVLGAVATVGCGFVLWLRRL, from the coding sequence ATGGACGCGAACGACCGCGGCGTGGTGAAGTTCACGGCGCTTGCGCACGCGCTCTTTCACACCTACGAGCTGTCCATACCCCTCCTCATCGGGGTCTGGATGGCCGAATTCGACGCGTCGGCGGCGCTCGTCGGAACGGTCGTCGGCGCGGGCTACGCACTCGTCGGACTCGGCGCCCCCGTCAGCGGCGTCCTCTCGGATCGACTCGGCTCCCGACAACTCATCTCCCTGTCCATGGTCGGGATGGGGTCCGGGTTCGCGCTCGTGAGCCTCGCCGACGGCGTCGTCGTCCTCGGCGCCGCGATGCTGGTGTGGGGGGCGTTCGCCAGCCTCTATCACCCCGCGGGCCTCTCGCTGATCAGTCGCTCGGCCGAGGAGCGAGGCACCGTCTTCGCGTACCACGGCGCCGGCGGCAACGTCGGCACCGCGGCCGGGCCGCTCGTGACTGCGCTCCTCCTGCTGTCGGTCGACTGGCAAGTCGCGGTCGGACTGCTCGCCGTCCCCGCGTTCGTCGCGGCGCTCCTCGGCTCGCGCGTCGAGTTCGACGCCGTCGGCGGCGACGGGGCGTCGGCGTCGACATCGCTCGGCGCGGAGCTACGGCAAACGGCCGCCGAGTCGCGGGCGCTGTTCGGCGCCGCTTTCACCGTCGCGTTCGTCGCCGTCCTCCTGTACGGCACGTACTACCGGGGCTTGCTCACCTTCCTCCCCGACGTGTTGGCCGAGTCGCCGTCGCTCGTCCCCGTCGACCTGTTCGGCCGCGAAATCGACCCCGCACAGTACGTCTACACCGGACTGTTGACCGTCGGCATCGGCGGCCAGTACGCCGGCGGACGGCTCACCGACCGCGTCCCGAGTACGACCGCGTTCGTCGCCGCCTTCGCGACGCTGGCCGTCCTCGCGGTGGCGTTCCCGGTGGCACGAACCGTGGGCGTCGTCCCGCTGGTCGCCGTCTGTCTCGCGCTCGGGGTCGTCGTCTACGGCACCGCACCGATCTATCAGGTGGTCATCGCGGAACACGCCGCGGCCGACGCCCACGGCCGTTCGTACGGCTTCACCTACCTCGCGATGTTCGGCGTCGGGGCGGCCGGCGCGTCCGTCGCCGGGGTCGTGCTCACACACGCCACCAGCGGCGTCCTGTTCGGGGTGCTCGGCGCCGTCGCCACCGTCGGCTGTGGCTTCGTGCTCTGGCTCCGACGGCTGTAG
- a CDS encoding ABC transporter substrate-binding protein, protein MTETVTFQLNWEPNGFQAPYFLAREEGFYADEGLDVEFVEGHGSPFAAEQTAKGRSDLGLSGGSAVLSVRSQGLEPLAVAAVSQKTPATIYTLRDTFGEPFTEPEQLRGRRVGPSATKTRILTLQLLEDRGIRDDVEVDDVQKHTHHRVEHQLLDGDIDAAVGVVTNGKELEREYDRVADELLIGNYLDVYGMTVVTNPEFAAENPETVRSFLRATARGWELATNDPDRAVDALIARNAQLEHNREVEHMKFLASAEDLQFTEFVREAGWGHFDERRWENLGEMLAETDLLESPVDPAEAWTNEYVDDSDPTIANYAERIGRYSSD, encoded by the coding sequence ATGACCGAAACCGTCACCTTCCAGTTGAACTGGGAACCGAACGGCTTCCAGGCGCCGTACTTCCTCGCGCGCGAAGAGGGATTCTACGCCGACGAGGGCCTCGACGTGGAGTTCGTCGAGGGCCACGGCTCCCCCTTCGCCGCCGAACAGACCGCCAAGGGGCGGAGCGACCTCGGCCTCTCGGGCGGGAGCGCGGTGCTCTCGGTCCGGAGTCAGGGGCTCGAACCCCTCGCCGTCGCCGCGGTCAGTCAGAAGACACCGGCGACCATCTACACGCTCCGGGACACCTTCGGCGAACCGTTCACCGAGCCCGAACAGCTTCGCGGCCGGCGGGTCGGCCCCTCGGCGACCAAGACCCGCATCCTCACCCTGCAGCTCCTGGAGGACCGCGGCATCCGTGACGACGTCGAGGTCGACGACGTGCAGAAACACACCCACCATCGCGTCGAACACCAGTTGCTCGACGGCGACATCGACGCCGCGGTCGGCGTCGTCACGAACGGAAAGGAGCTCGAACGCGAGTACGACCGCGTCGCCGACGAACTCCTGATCGGCAACTATCTGGACGTCTACGGGATGACGGTCGTCACCAACCCCGAGTTCGCCGCCGAGAACCCCGAGACGGTCCGCTCGTTCCTGCGGGCGACGGCTCGCGGCTGGGAGCTGGCGACGAACGACCCGGACCGCGCCGTCGACGCGCTCATCGCCCGCAACGCCCAGCTCGAACACAACCGCGAGGTCGAACACATGAAGTTCCTCGCCTCAGCGGAGGACCTCCAGTTCACGGAGTTCGTCCGCGAGGCGGGATGGGGGCACTTCGACGAACGGCGCTGGGAGAACTTGGGCGAGATGCTCGCCGAGACGGACCTCCTCGAATCCCCGGTCGACCCCGCCGAGGCGTGGACGAACGAGTACGTCGACGACAGCGATCCGACCATCGCGAACTACGCCGAGCGGATCGGGCGCTATAGTAGCGATTGA
- a CDS encoding ABC transporter substrate-binding protein has translation MSATETIRVFHLPFSFMLPQRVAAERGYFADEGLDVDLIERDRTCVTNKYIPAEETLTGDNDVDLYPICKWESLKRTWEFDDGRIVAKGTFADQPYAVFVRPDSGIEEPSDLANVPVGVNRRTGQEYTAIRALEEHMNEDEVVIEGHGMPTDRLRALRDGEVEAVTLLDPHITLAEHLGFEKVLEFENHMGVVGAEALEGETLDAFMRAYRRAVEEINADPNAYRDQYLDMLWKDEEVAPDLFESVDVDAVREAIKVPEYEVPELADREDLDYHLDWMKRRQLIDDDADIDAIVSPLR, from the coding sequence ATGTCAGCAACCGAGACGATCAGAGTGTTCCACCTGCCGTTCTCGTTCATGCTCCCCCAGCGCGTCGCCGCGGAGCGTGGCTACTTCGCCGACGAGGGGTTGGACGTCGACTTGATCGAGCGGGACCGCACCTGCGTGACGAACAAGTACATCCCGGCCGAGGAGACGCTGACCGGCGACAACGACGTCGACCTCTACCCCATCTGCAAGTGGGAGAGCCTGAAGCGGACGTGGGAGTTCGACGACGGACGCATCGTCGCCAAGGGGACCTTCGCGGACCAGCCGTACGCGGTGTTCGTCCGCCCCGATTCGGGGATCGAGGAGCCCTCCGATCTGGCGAACGTTCCCGTCGGCGTCAACCGACGCACGGGACAGGAGTACACGGCCATTCGGGCGCTCGAAGAGCACATGAATGAGGACGAGGTCGTCATCGAGGGGCACGGGATGCCGACCGACCGCCTGCGCGCGCTCCGCGACGGCGAGGTCGAGGCCGTCACGCTTCTGGACCCGCACATCACCCTCGCCGAACACCTCGGCTTCGAGAAGGTGCTGGAGTTCGAGAACCACATGGGCGTCGTCGGCGCCGAAGCGCTGGAGGGCGAGACGCTCGACGCGTTCATGCGCGCGTACCGCCGCGCGGTCGAAGAAATCAACGCCGACCCCAACGCCTATCGTGACCAGTACCTCGATATGCTCTGGAAGGACGAGGAAGTCGCGCCGGACCTCTTCGAGTCGGTCGACGTCGACGCCGTCCGCGAGGCCATCAAGGTGCCCGAGTACGAGGTGCCCGAGCTCGCGGACCGCGAGGACCTCGACTACCACCTCGACTGGATGAAACGGCGGCAGTTGATCGACGACGACGCCGATATCGACGCCATCGTCTCGCCGCTGCGGTGA
- a CDS encoding ABC transporter substrate-binding protein has translation MNRDHVDAQQAAFNAHRGDPGDRPVMRARFEHNGSPRYLLYAIKRFGFDHHHGFHLDVDLVTDELESGMETIRHRLDAGDTDLVDTDYLSVARERAAGANVVAVHPYGRTVGGLVAPDDTDIGGLADLSGHRIGVTRRLDKNWILTRAACREYHDFDPAETVTLVEADSRDDLTRLIRDGEVDAGFQFWPLVPELTRTGPYVEVFPVADLVQRLAGTDRKLPIAVFLTGESYLDDHPEAVRGFAAAARDGVDRLLADDDLWIEVGDRLMRTDDPDVTRSIRDGWRDMVVRDWDAGSVDGMYRLFDHLKSVAGADALGVDGIPEGTLQPNP, from the coding sequence ATGAATCGGGATCACGTCGACGCCCAGCAAGCGGCGTTCAACGCGCACCGCGGTGACCCCGGCGACCGACCGGTGATGCGCGCGCGGTTCGAACACAACGGCAGCCCCCGGTATCTTCTCTACGCGATCAAGCGGTTCGGCTTCGACCACCATCACGGCTTCCACCTCGACGTCGATCTCGTCACCGACGAACTGGAGAGCGGCATGGAGACCATCCGCCACCGGCTGGACGCGGGCGACACCGACCTCGTCGACACCGACTACCTCTCCGTCGCCCGGGAGCGCGCTGCGGGCGCGAACGTCGTCGCGGTCCACCCGTACGGGCGGACCGTGGGCGGCCTCGTCGCACCGGACGATACCGACATCGGGGGGCTCGCCGACCTGTCGGGTCACCGGATCGGGGTGACCCGGCGGCTGGACAAGAACTGGATCCTGACGCGGGCGGCCTGCCGCGAGTACCACGACTTCGACCCCGCGGAGACGGTGACGCTCGTCGAGGCCGACTCCCGGGACGACCTCACGCGGCTGATCCGTGACGGCGAGGTCGACGCCGGCTTCCAGTTCTGGCCGCTCGTGCCCGAACTCACGCGCACCGGCCCCTATGTCGAAGTGTTCCCGGTCGCCGATCTGGTCCAGCGACTCGCCGGAACCGACCGCAAGCTCCCCATCGCGGTCTTTCTCACCGGGGAGTCGTATCTCGACGACCACCCCGAGGCGGTTCGGGGCTTCGCCGCGGCCGCCCGGGACGGCGTCGACCGTCTCCTCGCGGACGACGACCTCTGGATCGAGGTCGGCGACCGCCTGATGCGAACCGACGACCCGGACGTGACGCGTTCGATCCGGGACGGCTGGCGCGACATGGTCGTCCGCGATTGGGACGCGGGGAGCGTAGACGGGATGTACCGGCTGTTCGACCACCTGAAATCCGTCGCCGGCGCGGACGCGCTCGGCGTCGACGGGATTCCCGAGGGCACCCTCCAGCCGAATCCGTGA